Sequence from the Candidatus Saccharibacteria bacterium oral taxon 488 genome:
GGTGCCTTTTTTGCTACCACGGAAACCACATGCACCAGCTGATGAAGCGGTCAACACGTTACCCTTCTTGTCAGAAAAGGTAACAATAGTGTTGTTAAATGTTGCTTGAATATGCAGCTGACCAGCTGGGACTGATCGGCGCTGCTTCTTCTTGGTAGATTTTGCGTCTGCCATTTCTTAGTCCTTTCTTTAGGTCTTACTTGCTGCTTTTGGTTGTGTACCGCCCACGGCGATGGCGCGACCCTTGCGAGTTCGTGCATTCGTACGAGTCCGCTGTCCGCGTGTTGGCAGTCCTGCTTTATGGCGAAGACCGCGATAGGCGTTGATATCCTTCAAGCGCTTAATATTATTCGTCACCAAGCGCTGGAGATCACCTTCGACGGTGTATTCGCTGTCGATAATTTCGCGAATCTTGTTTTCTTCAGCCTCGGTGAGATCTTTCACCCGAGTGGTCGGCTCAATCTTAGCCGCCGCAAGGATGCTCAAAGCGTGCTTCGGCCCAATCCCATAAATATAGGTGAGCGCAATTTGCACCTGCTTCTCTGTTGGGATAACTACCCCAGCAATTCGAGCCATGCTTAACCCTGCCTTTGCTTGTTCTTAGGTTTTCTTTTGTTGATGACGTACAGGCGGCCTTTGCGGCGGACTAGCTTGTCACCTTTCTTGGGATCTTTGTCGATCTTCTTGACACTTGCACGAACTTTCATAAAGTGCTCTGAAATCTCCCTTCCCGAGTAAACCCGAGATTATCGTTAGTATTATGACGAGCGCCGCGTGTTTCTCGCCACGTGCGCTGGTCGCTCCTCCTTGAGGCGAAAGACGATGCGACCCTTTGTGAGATCGTAAGGAGTCATCTCGACTTCCACCCTATCACCAGGCACCAGGCGGATGTAGTTCTTGCGCATCCGTCCCGAAATGTGCGCGATGATACTATGGCCATTCTCCAGTTCCACCCGAAATTGGGTATTAGGCAGTGCTTCCACCACCTTACCAATCATCTTGATGACTTCCTTTTGACTCGCCATAAGTTACAGTTGTCAATTATACCGTATCGCCTCGGCGATTACAAGAGGGACGAGCGTCGTTTTTTCGACTTTTTCTTGGTCAGTTCGTCTGGGTCAAAGTCGTCATAGGTAACCATCAGAGCGCGCGAGTTGAGCTGGCGTAGTGACTCGAGGCCGACTGAGACTACGATGAGCAGCCCGGTACCGCCGATCGACAGGCGTGAGCCACGGATTGCCGCTAGGTGATACATTAAATATTCAGCGACAAACGGCAAGATGGCGATGATACCGAGGACGATTGAGCCGAACAGAATCAAGCGATTAACCGTCCGCGTTAGATATTTCTCGGTTTGCTCACCGGGCCTGACGCCCTCGATAAAGCCGCCCTGCTTTTGCAGATTCTCAGCGATTTCGTTGGCGTTAAAGACGATCCCGGTGTAGAAGTAGGTAAAGGCAATAACCAAGAGGAAATACAGCGTCGGGTAAATGAACGCCTCCCACGTGCTGCCGGTAAAGGAGCCCGGGTTTGGCGCCTGAAACCACGTGATCAGGGTGTTGGCGGTGTTTTGCAGGTTTGGATTGCCTGAGGCCTTCATGACTTGGCCGATGAATTGCGGCAAGCTGAGGAAGGCGACGGCAAAGATGACCGGGATGACGCCAGCAGCGATTAGCTTGACCGGCAGGATGCTCTTGATACCGCCGTAGCTGGAGTTGCCATGAACGCGCTTGGCATAATTGATAGTGATGACGCGCTGGGCCTCGTTAATTTTTACCAAGAAGTAGAGAACGATGAGCGAGGCGATAGCCATGATCACCACCAGCCAAAAGACGGTTGGATTGACCGGCAAGGTAAACCAGTTAAAGACGTTCAGCCCGCCAGCCGCAGTGTTCCCAAGCGACGAAATGAGTGAGCCGAGCATCTGCGGGATCTGGCTGATGATACCAGCGAAAATCAAGATCGAAATACCATTACCGATACCCTGCTCGGTGATCAACTCACCCAGCCACATGAGCAGGACCGACCCGGCTGTCATCGCCGTCACGCCAACTGTCCACTCGAGCATCGTCGGGTCGCTCAGCGTAGTCGTACCACCGGCCAGCACTGTCTGGCGCAAGAGGAAGATAAAGGCGATCGACTGGACGATAGCCAGCGGAATAGTCAGCCGCCGCGTCCACTGCTGGATCTTGCGCCTGCCTGATTCGCCGTCCTTGTGTAGCTCTTCGAGCTTTGGAATGGCCTTGGTGAGTAGCTGGGTGATAATGCTGGCGGTAATGAATGGACTGAGCCCAACGAGCACGAGTGAAAAGCTCGCCAGCGCGCCACCCGAAAGCAAGTTCAAGAACCCGCCGAGGTCGGTCTGCCCCAGCGCTGCTGCCAGTGCCGTCTTCATCTGTGTCGGATTAGCCAGCGGCACCGGAATATGCGCCAGCATTCGATACACCACAATAATCCCCACCACAATGGCCAGGCGTTTCTGCATATCTTTATTTTTCAGCGACCGGAAAATTATTCTCCAATTCATGTTTTAGCCCCTCATAGTCACTAACAATTCTTAACTCTGTTAATTATACATGACCGCGGCCAATATTTCCATACTAAAAACATAAAAGCACATGCGCTATAATTGAATTAATACAATAATGCAAGATTGAGGTGTCATATGCAACAACGTCCCGAAACTCCAGTAACTCCATCGCCAATGCCGCAGCTAAGCCCAGAATTACCGCCACAGTATCCACCAAAGAAAAGTAAGCTATGGCTGTGGATTACGCTGGCGATTGTCGGCGTGTTGGCGATAGTCGGGATTATCATAACAATTATTATTGTGTCGAATAACTCCACTTCTTCAGCTGATACAACAACTTCACGTCAGCGAGCGACCAAGCCTGATAAGAATAATGACAATGAGGAGGATGAAGACAATCAGCAAGGCTCAACTACGAAGGCCACAAAATGCCTAACGTCTGCAGATTTTCGAAGATCTGGCTATACGCACGTAAAGGATGGCTATTTTGTGTTAGAGAACGGCAAACTTAACTTTCGTAGCATTCTCTTTAAGCCAGATTCAACGCAATACCAACGTGGAACTTCCAACGTTGAAATGGCTAAGCTAGGGGTGCTTTACAAATTTAATACTGACAAGCAATTTTCGATTGAACTGGTCCCTAATGAGACGGGTGAGGGATCAAAGCTGGCTTTGGAGCGTGCCGATAAGATTAAGCACGATTTGGTATCTAATGGAATTCCAGAGCGTAAGATTACTGTTTCTGAGCCAATAGTCGCCACCCATGATACTAGCGATGATACGGCCAACAGGCGTGTAACGATTTATTTCGTTGCACCGCAGAAATGTAGCGAAAAGTAATCCGACTCACCAAGATAAAAGAAAATCCCCTTCTCTAACAAAGGGGATTTTATAGTCACCAAAGGAAGATTATTTTTCTTCGGCTTCTTTCATGCTTCGACGCAGTGGCGTTGCGACTTTCTCAAATGAGCCACCAGCTTTTTCAATCGCTTTGACAACTGAAGCGGAAGCAGCTTGTACTTTCAAGTCAACCTTAGCTTTCAATTCGCCGCGGGCGATCACCTTGACCGTGTGGAACGGCGTGGCGATGTAGCCTTCGGTAAACAGCAATGCGTTGTCGACGGTTTTTCCGTCAAAGGCATTCAAGTGGTCGAGGTAAACTACCTGAGCTGGTGTGCGCAGACTCTTGAAACCGCGAGCTTTTGGTACAGCCTGAGCCAGTGGACGCTGACCGCCCTGGAACATAGCGCGAAGCTTTTTACCAGTGCGGGCGTTCTGACCCTTGGTACCGCGACCAGCAGTTTTACCCTGGCCAGCAGCGATACCGCGGCCAACACGCTTTTTATTCTTGTTTGCTGAAACTTGGAGATCGTTGTATTTCATTACTTAGCCTCCTTCTTAGCAGCTTTTTTGACTGGCTGAGCGTTGAGCCACTGTTCTCGTGGAACCAATGATTTCAATGCTTCAATGGTTGCGTAGGCGATGTTCACCTTGTTGGTTGAACCAAGCGACTTGGTGAGCAGATTACGAACACCGGTCACACCGATGATTTGTCGGACAACACCACCAGCGATGATACCAGTACCAGGAGCAGCCGGCTTGATCAGCACGCGAGCGCCTGAGAACTTGACTTCGCTGTCGTGTGGAATGGTCTCGCCGTTGAGCGGCAAAGTGATCAAGTGCTTCTTGGCAACTGAGGTTGCTTTGGCGACCGCAGCTTGCACGTCGGCGCCTTTGGCTACACCGACACCAACCTTGTCCTTGCGGTTACCGACAACCACCAACGCCTTAAAGCGGAAGCGGCGGCCACCCTTCACCACGCGGCTCACGCGGTCAATGTTGATTACCAATTCTTCAAACTCTTTTGGTGCGTCATCACGCACATTTCGCCGGTCATCGCGGCGACCACCACGCGGACTGCGAGGCCGGCGGCCTTCTGCGCGTGGGGTAGTATTTGCAGCTTGTTCTGCCATACTAATCCTCTTTCTCTCCTTCTTCAATTCTAACCTTCAACTCATGCAAAGCACTTCTAGGATCAATCGCCGCTGCAGCCATGGTGTGCAAGAGACCATCAATCTCACGTTCGACGACCTCACTTGGAGATATGCAGAGGCCTTTAAAGTTCTCTGGGTCCCACTTGCGCGGGCCAGTGTAATAACGACGCTCAGTTTCTTTTGGTACATCCTTTACCATACTAGAACTCCAATCCTTCTTGGCGCGCAGCATCAGCCAATGCTTTCAAGCGACCAGCGTACTGGCGGCCATTGCGGTCAAAGACTACTGCGCTAATTTTACTCTTCTTTGCTTTCTTGGCAATTTCCGTACCGATGGCAGCACATTTTTCGCTCATCGTACCTTTTGCTTTGGTGCCAACGGTGGTTGCGGCAGCCAATGTCTTGCCCGCAGTGTCGTCGATCAGCTGAACACTAACGTGCATATTGCTGATGGTGACTGTCAGGCGTGGGCGCTCCGCAGTACCTGAAACCTTGGCACGAACGCGGTTTTTGCGGAGAGCGCGGTTGAGTAATTTCTTATTTTCTGCCATGATTACTTACCTGTCTTTCCTGCTTTGCGCAAAATTTGCTCGTCAGCGTACTTGATACCCTTGCCCTTGTATGGCTCAGGCTTCTTCAGTGCGCGGATTTCCGCAGCAACTTGGCCAACTTGCTGTTTATTGATACCGCTAACGATGATGGTCATCTTTTCGTTGGTAACGGTGATGCCCTCTGGGGCTTTGTATTTGACTGGGTGTGAAAACCCGAGCGCCATTTCCAGCTCATTGTTACTGGAGCTCACGCGGAAACCGACACCATTGACCTCGAGACGTTTCTCGTAGCCTTTGGTAACGCCGATTACCATGTTGTTGATCAGCGCGCGCATCAGACCGTGCTGGGCGCGAGCAGTTTTGGACTCATCCTTCGGATGAACCGTGACTTGTCCGTCTTCGACTTTCACCTCAACTGCTGGCGTGATGAATTGTGTCAATTCACCTTTCGGGCCCTTTACGACCACATCGCCAGAGTCAACCGTGATTGTCACACCGGCCGGAATAACCACCGGCAGTTTTCCGATTCGACTCAGACTCATTACTCACCTTTCGTGTGATTTGATATTAACCCTGGTATTTTAGCATGGATTAGGGGTGAAATGCAAGGTATAAGCTCAGTGATATAACGATTCAACTCTCGGGGACTTTGCCTACTTTTGAGGATCAGTCCCAGCGGCGTTTTTCAAGAAGTCGAACATACGGATGGCCTTAGTGCTGAGTCTCGAGACGGTTTCAATTTTTCCTCCGGCACCCATCAGTTCATCGCGCCATATCTGCTGACGCTCTTTCATATCTGCCTCTAGCCCGTAAAAGCTTTCCAATACCTTTTCTTCCAAACCGCCAATTTCCTGGATAGATATTGTATCAGTTGTAATCTGGATACCCGCTTCATTCAGCTGATCGGAGAGTTCCTCGTTCACAGATTCTGTTAGACCCGATAATACACGTGCAGCCCTCCTAAGTCCGTCAATTGTTTTGGCGGTAGCGGGCTGTGCGTCATTGTAGCCGACAATTCCATGCTCGTAGCTGCGCCCCATTCCCTTACATTTGAACTGACTGAGAGGCATTCCCTCCAGATAGGTGCCGAAGGTTAAGTCATATGTAGCGCCATCTCTATCGTGACTCACATCTACTGACGAACCTGCTACTAGATTAAATTCGCGCACCTCCTTGAGTTCTTCTTTGAGAAGCCTGTATAGGTCATATTGCTTAGCATCTAAGCCTTTGAATACAAGATCATGCTGACCATCTGCACAATAATGGGCGAAGGTATTCTGAAGTGATAGCATATGCTCCGTCGGATCACCATTGATCACATCCAGCT
This genomic interval carries:
- the rpsM gene encoding 30S ribosomal protein S13 is translated as MARIAGVVIPTEKQVQIALTYIYGIGPKHALSILAAAKIEPTTRVKDLTEAEENKIREIIDSEYTVEGDLQRLVTNNIKRLKDINAYRGLRHKAGLPTRGQRTRTNARTRKGRAIAVGGTQPKAASKT
- the rpmJ gene encoding 50S ribosomal protein L36; this encodes MKVRASVKKIDKDPKKGDKLVRRKGRLYVINKRKPKNKQRQG
- the infA gene encoding translation initiation factor IF-1, which gives rise to MASQKEVIKMIGKVVEALPNTQFRVELENGHSIIAHISGRMRKNYIRLVPGDRVEVEMTPYDLTKGRIVFRLKEERPAHVARNTRRSS
- the secY gene encoding preprotein translocase subunit SecY — its product is MNWRIIFRSLKNKDMQKRLAIVVGIIVVYRMLAHIPVPLANPTQMKTALAAALGQTDLGGFLNLLSGGALASFSLVLVGLSPFITASIITQLLTKAIPKLEELHKDGESGRRKIQQWTRRLTIPLAIVQSIAFIFLLRQTVLAGGTTTLSDPTMLEWTVGVTAMTAGSVLLMWLGELITEQGIGNGISILIFAGIISQIPQMLGSLISSLGNTAAGGLNVFNWFTLPVNPTVFWLVVIMAIASLIVLYFLVKINEAQRVITINYAKRVHGNSSYGGIKSILPVKLIAAGVIPVIFAVAFLSLPQFIGQVMKASGNPNLQNTANTLITWFQAPNPGSFTGSTWEAFIYPTLYFLLVIAFTYFYTGIVFNANEIAENLQKQGGFIEGVRPGEQTEKYLTRTVNRLILFGSIVLGIIAILPFVAEYLMYHLAAIRGSRLSIGGTGLLIVVSVGLESLRQLNSRALMVTYDDFDPDELTKKKSKKRRSSLL
- the rplO gene encoding 50S ribosomal protein L15, with the protein product MKYNDLQVSANKNKKRVGRGIAAGQGKTAGRGTKGQNARTGKKLRAMFQGGQRPLAQAVPKARGFKSLRTPAQVVYLDHLNAFDGKTVDNALLFTEGYIATPFHTVKVIARGELKAKVDLKVQAASASVVKAIEKAGGSFEKVATPLRRSMKEAEEK
- the rpsE gene encoding 30S ribosomal protein S5 translates to MAEQAANTTPRAEGRRPRSPRGGRRDDRRNVRDDAPKEFEELVINIDRVSRVVKGGRRFRFKALVVVGNRKDKVGVGVAKGADVQAAVAKATSVAKKHLITLPLNGETIPHDSEVKFSGARVLIKPAAPGTGIIAGGVVRQIIGVTGVRNLLTKSLGSTNKVNIAYATIEALKSLVPREQWLNAQPVKKAAKKEAK
- a CDS encoding 50S ribosomal protein L18, producing MAENKKLLNRALRKNRVRAKVSGTAERPRLTVTISNMHVSVQLIDDTAGKTLAAATTVGTKAKGTMSEKCAAIGTEIAKKAKKSKISAVVFDRNGRQYAGRLKALADAARQEGLEF
- the rplF gene encoding 50S ribosomal protein L6, whose protein sequence is MSRIGKLPVVIPAGVTITVDSGDVVVKGPKGELTQFITPAVEVKVEDGQVTVHPKDESKTARAQHGLMRALINNMVIGVTKGYEKRLEVNGVGFRVSSSNNELEMALGFSHPVKYKAPEGITVTNEKMTIIVSGINKQQVGQVAAEIRALKKPEPYKGKGIKYADEQILRKAGKTGK